GCTCGGGCTCAGACTCAGATGATGAAACCGAAGCAAACTACATTCTTGCCGAAATCATGCACGGCGAGCCCGCGAATGAAGACGTTCTTTCCTCAGAACCGCTTATTCCTCCGAAACTGTTAACGAAGctcgtccaccaccacttCCGGAatgagaagacgaagatggcGAAGGATGCAAATGGGGTCGTTGCGAAGTATATTGATGTCTTTGTGAGAGAGGCTGTTGCTAGGGCCGCGTTTGAAAGGGCtgagggcggcggtggaggtGGCGTAGCGGATGGGTTTTTGGAGGTTCgtatatcttttcttttctcccttcCCACTCTTTCGTTTCTCCCGCCATTGTGCGCCCTTGTATGATTGGATATTTGGTTAACGTGTTTGATTGCGAATGTAGGTCGAGGATCTTGAGAAGATGGGTCCGCAACTTGCTATGGATTTTTAGGTGCTACTATTTTGCGCCTTATCGCGTATCTTATTTGGGAGtatggttgggttgggctttAGGAGTTGGGtgttcttgctcttgataCCAGTCATGCGAATAACGATGGTTGACATAGAAGCTTTGGTATGTCATACTGgactatatagatatttaggGTTTGGTTTGCAGCGGACATGCATTCATTGGTAACATTGATCTTGAGACGCTATGCATCAGGATATAAGCTCTATTCTATGTACAAATTGTTCGACGGTAAACCggatttctttctttattttccttctttttcttcggcgGGCTTGCGGCAAGGGACGTCAACCCAGTCTAACCACTCAGCAAGGCATcttttgttgctgttgtaGGTGTATCGGCGGAGTCTGCGGCGCCGTTCGTGGGGGTATCTGGTTTCTCCTCGGCAGTTTGCCCGTCCTCAGagttcttctgtttctcgcccttcttaACCTGAAGTGCACCAGCTTCCATCGCTTCTTCTGGAGTTGGTCGAATATGCGGCTGACAAACCCACCACGGCCGGCCATATTCGGCTATAGTAGCCTTTGACCCTGTGAGTGTTGGATCGGACTGTTGCTCGAAGCGTTCAGGGAATTGCTCGTACTCCTTCAACCCTTTCTTGACCTCCTGTTCGAGAATGGTAAGGGTGTTTTCGAAGGAGGTCATATCACCCGCTGACGATCTTGCGAGCGCGTCTCGAACATTCGTGTGAGTGGCGATCAATGGgcggaagagctggaaaagaTGGCTTTGCATATACTTCGTGCTGGGGTTGTTTGGGTTGCCGTGTCTGAATTTGTGGCTGGCTTTCTGTTCcttctgtctctctttcttctgctgtttcttctgtttcttttttggtgggccttcttcttctccttcaccctcTCCTCGTTCTTGGGCCTCTGGTGCTGTGGCGGCGTTCGTGCCTAACtctggttgttgtggttCGTCTTCCGGGTCGGATGGGAGGTAGAGGGGCTTTCGTTCCGGGACAGGTTGTTCCAAGACGTACTTGTAAATGATGTCCAAGTACCGTCGGAATACTGCGTCGAGACGATACCCTCCTTTTCCGTCTCGACCTCTCCAGTATTCTCTACCTTCACTGCCTACCGGCGGAGGCCTGGCGAAGATTGAAGGATCCGACAGATTCCCTTCGGCACTCATCACGCCGTCTGCTCCAGTCGCTTCAAGGCACCGTTCCAAGTCGTCATAGTTTAGATTGTTTCCGTTCGCAAAAATCACGGTCTCCGGCGGTAGGTTATCTCGAAGATACCGAATGTAGCTCCAATCGGCCAGCCCCGTATTGTGACCCTTCTGCTCCCTCGTGCGTCCATGGAGTGTAATTATACTTGCGCCTGCAGATAGTATCATCTTTGCATACTCCAGCGTCCTCTCCTTCGATTCCTGAATTCTGAATTTCGCCGTAACTGGGACCGACAGTTCCGCGTGAAGTCGGCTAATCAGTTTATAAATCAAGTCCCAGTCCTCTTGCAAGAAGGCACCGTAATGTCCCCTCCGCGCGATACCTTGCGGGCAACCGAGGTTCAAATCAACGGCATCGCAGTAAGGCGCAACGTAGCGCGCCGCCTCAAGGAAGTCATTCGGGTCGTTCGCGCAGAACTGCACAAACAGTGGTCGATCAATCGCGGGGTTCCCGTCTACGTATAGAGCCTCTCCGTTCTCTTTGTGGCCGATTGAGGCGCGAGTGGGGTGGAACATTTTCCCGCGGTACCCTGCCTCTTCGCGGAACAGGCGTGCATGGAACATGGGTGAATATGCGAGGACGGATTTCGAGTCTTCCGGGGCCATGAAGGAGCGAGTGAGCATGCGCCATGCCTAAGATCAACCACTATTCGTTAGTCCTTTGAAGCTTGCAGAGGCCGGGATTAGTCGCACTCACGAATTCAGAGCGATCCACCATAGGCGCAACGATGTGTTTCGGGCTGCCTATGCTTTTGTAGAATTCTCGCCCATGGAGTTTCGTCCTAGGCACCGCCTCTGGCTTCTCAGGTGCGGCTTGCGCCGCGCCGTTGGAGACGGCCGGTGTTGTCTCGGACACAGCCATTTTGATCGGGTATGAGCGCACGAAACTAAGAAAATTTCGCCCCAGCCACGGGGTCAGAAAGCGTGTGATCCCTATAATGGCTGACGGGGTAGAAAGAGATGGCCGGTGTTTAGAGAGCGACTGATAAACCTTTTCATTATCTACTGCGGAGTAGACTTTGGGGCGACTTTTTTTTGGCGATAGTATCTCGGAACGCAGGAATGTTGTTCCTTTGATCTTTTTATCTCTTATCGATTGTTTATGTCTTGGCGCTCCATAAATGGAAACTTAGTTTACATCCCGCTTCCCAGTGAAGAATGCTGTCTGATGAACTAGATATTCACAAAGAAAGTGTCATGGGCGTGTAGTAGAACGCATTTTCTCTCATAATGTCGCGAATATGTCCCACCCCAACCTCGATGGATACTGGTAGCAGTGCTAGTGAGTCTATGTTGTTCGCTTGAAGGTATTAGCCGCTGATCATTCGATATAGCCTCCTCTTCGATCTCATTATCAGATGACGGAGAATATGCTGCTCAACTGAATGGGAAGGACCTTATCGTTCATCTTAACCCAACTTCTTCTGAGTTCAAAGAGGTACAGATTGTCAAAGTTAAAGACACCGGGTATAAGTTTCTAAAGTTCTCGCGCTCAAAgcaagacgctggaggaCCACGCCGCGTGCTCTGCGCAAATGATTCTCGCATCATAAGCTGGGACCTTGACCCGCTGCAGCAACATGCGGAAATTGAGAATATTGAACCCGGGGCCCTGAACATTGAGTTTGGGGGTGATGGAAATGAGGTCCTTGTCTTTCATGCCTTCAACACAAAACTTAGTGTTTTCGGGTTAGACTCTGGCCGCAGCCATGTCATCAAGTCTCCTAAGTTCTCTCATCAAAATGGCTTTGGGTATCGACCGAAGACTGGGCAACTCGCAATTCTACTGAAACCCGAGACTTCGGATCTACTGACAGTCCATGAGTCTCGATCTCAAGAACTCATCGGTCGGGAGGTTATCCCAGCAGTTGATGCCCAAGGGTTGAAATGGAGCCCCGATGGACACTGGATAGCTGTATGGGAAGCTGCTAGTGCGGGAACAAAGGTCCTTATCTTCACTGCAGATGGACAACTCTTCAGGACTTATACAGGTTTACCCGAGTCTGATGATTCAGTCGACCTAGGCGTTCGAAGTATTGAATGGGGCCCAGCCCTGAACAATAGCTCATCACAAGTTTTGTCTGTTGGCAAGGTCGATGGGACAGTGGAATTGCTTGGGACTAAAACGGTACTTATTCTCCCAAACCTATCCGTAAgaccttttctttttgctgacAGATAAAGTTTTCTTGTTCTACCACGCTTTCACATGTCTTCCAAATCGAT
This region of Aspergillus puulaauensis MK2 DNA, chromosome 5, nearly complete sequence genomic DNA includes:
- a CDS encoding tRNA-dihydrouridine synthase family protein (BUSCO:EOG09262Q6S;~COG:J;~EggNog:ENOG410PH4P;~InterPro:IPR001269,IPR018517,IPR035587,IPR013785;~PFAM:PF01207;~go_function: GO:0003824 - catalytic activity [Evidence IEA];~go_function: GO:0017150 - tRNA dihydrouridine synthase activity [Evidence IEA];~go_function: GO:0050660 - flavin adenine dinucleotide binding [Evidence IEA];~go_process: GO:0008033 - tRNA processing [Evidence IEA];~go_process: GO:0055114 - oxidation-reduction process [Evidence IEA]) is translated as MAVSETTPAVSNGAAQAAPEKPEAVPRTKLHGREFYKSIGSPKHIVAPMVDRSEFAWRMLTRSFMAPEDSKSVLAYSPMFHARLFREEAGYRGKMFHPTRASIGHKENGEALYVDGNPAIDRPLFVQFCANDPNDFLEAARYVAPYCDAVDLNLGCPQGIARRGHYGAFLQEDWDLIYKLISRLHAELSVPVTAKFRIQESKERTLEYAKMILSAGASIITLHGRTREQKGHNTGLADWSYIRYLRDNLPPETVIFANGNNLNYDDLERCLEATGADGVMSAEGNLSDPSIFARPPPVGSEGREYWRGRDGKGGYRLDAVFRRYLDIIYKYVLEQPVPERKPLYLPSDPEDEPQQPELGTNAATAPEAQERGEGEGEEEGPPKKKQKKQQKKERQKEQKASHKFRHGNPNNPSTKYMQSHLFQLFRPLIATHTNVRDALARSSAGDMTSFENTLTILEQEVKKGLKEYEQFPERFEQQSDPTLTGSKATIAEYGRPWWVCQPHIRPTPEEAMEAGALQVKKGEKQKNSEDGQTAEEKPDTPTNGAADSADTPTTATKDALLSG
- a CDS encoding WD40 repeat domain-containing protein (COG:S;~EggNog:ENOG410PMIA;~InterPro:IPR015943,IPR011044;~go_function: GO:0005515 - protein binding [Evidence IEA]), which encodes MSRICPTPTSMDTGSSATSSSISLSDDGEYAAQLNGKDLIVHLNPTSSEFKEVQIVKVKDTGYKFLKFSRSKQDAGGPRRVLCANDSRIISWDLDPLQQHAEIENIEPGALNIEFGGDGNEVLVFHAFNTKLSVFGLDSGRSHVIKSPKFSHQNGFGYRPKTGQLAILLKPETSDLLTVHESRSQELIGREVIPAVDAQGLKWSPDGHWIAVWEAASAGTKVLIFTADGQLFRTYTGLPESDDSVDLGVRSIEWGPALNNSSSQVLSVGKVDGTVELLGTKTFSCSTTLSHVFQIDEYSPSIWRERYAAGGMSLEYAESSSASAFITTAEPTSGPRGVSLMGFSYDGNLLSTVDQARPNIVWIWNLENAPVLVSALVHEHAVRQVIWHPLSMQLLITTANNALPTVRHWCPHQPPCIVRIPVSRSESGRYDVRWLPADKDEFTRLWFGSPDDYVLGLIESDEHGAAEFRCFNTLGGKVSPGSQGTIMSR
- a CDS encoding CENP-X/MHF2 family protein (COG:S;~EggNog:ENOG410PSEG;~InterPro:IPR009072,IPR018552;~PFAM:PF09415;~go_function: GO:0046982 - protein heterodimerization activity [Evidence IEA];~go_process: GO:0006281 - DNA repair [Evidence IEA];~go_process: GO:0051382 - kinetochore assembly [Evidence IEA]); its protein translation is MPPERQPAQKRRHLPFKPPSRATVSPAASASTTAGPSKSKPSKPPTKAPKATASSSKSRPKPKPAKASSSRQRPSPSPPNESATNSDPPSDDRASAEPSGSGSGSDSDDETEANYILAEIMHGEPANEDVLSSEPLIPPKLLTKLVHHHFRNEKTKMAKDANGVVAKYIDVFVREAVARAAFERAEGGGGGGVADGFLEVEDLEKMGPQLAMDF